In Macadamia integrifolia cultivar HAES 741 chromosome 5, SCU_Mint_v3, whole genome shotgun sequence, a single window of DNA contains:
- the LOC122078782 gene encoding reticulon-like protein B17 isoform X2: MDSTPPSHLSGSRLRTKSVSPLPPIGVLNGEAENLALDPIPDLSPQPKKTPSSLRSSTNSLPLQELLLLSPSPLRRSRTRLLERTEMAEEALEPVSHRKRCKSRASSMALLACPSPRNARRSRRRMELEIREERDVGLGDEVGKPRKRKQSNRSRKENLSLVPSVPSSSLVLSGRSDEDQSSLDRIGLLVSDLIMWKDVARSSLWFGFGSLCFLSSCFTRGLSFSLFSVVSQLGLLFLGLSFFCNSLSQRNEEPKKQDFKLKEDDILRAARLILPAANLAIAKTREIFSGEPSMTLKVAPLLLCGAEYGHFLTIRKLIAIGFFGSFTAPKFYSCYSQQINKKVEYLRYCVWDAWGACSHKKIVAASAATVFWNLSSVKTRVFAVILRYYRQHLQAEAEEEMDEQSEQHQALVVAEERSLK; encoded by the exons ATGGATTCTACTCCCCCATCTCATCTGTCAGGATCCCGCCTACGAACCAAATCTGTTTCTCCTCTCCCTCCAATCGGGGTTTTAAATGGCGAAGCCGAGAATCTCGCTCTTGATCCCATTCCCGACCTTTCTCCCCAACCTAAGAAAACCCCTTCATCTCTGAGATCCTCCaccaattctcttcctcttcaagAACTGTTGCTTCTTTCTCCTTCCCCTCTTCGACGATCCAGAACCCGGCTTCTTGAAAGAACGGAAATGGCGGAAGAAGCCCTTGAGCCGGTAAGCCATCGCAAACGTTGCAAGAGCAGAGCTTCTTCCATGGCTCTGCTGGCCTGTCCCTCCCCAAGAAACGCAAGGAGGTCTCGGAGGCGAATGGAGCTAGAGATCCGAGAAGAGAGGGATGTGGGTCTGGGAGATGAGGTTGGGAagccaaggaaaagaaaacagagtAATCGGTCTCGTAAGGAGAATCTAAGTCTAGTCCCTTCAGTTCCTTCTTCAAGTCTAGTCCTTTCAG GAAGAAGCGATGAAGATCAAAGTAGCCTAGATCGTATTGGGCTGCTGGTATCCGATCTTATTATGTGGAAGGATGTTGCCAGATCAAGCCTCTGGTTCGGGTTTGGGTCTCTTTGTTTCCTATCTTCTTGTTTTACAAGAGGGTTGAGCTTTAG CCTTTTCTCCGTGGTTTCCCAACTTGGGCTTTTGTTTCTGGGTTTATCATTTTTCTGTAATTCATTATCCCAAAG AAATGAGGAACCCAAGAAGCAGGACTTCAAGTTGAAAGAAGACGACATTTTAAGGGCTGCTCGATTGATCCTTCCTGCTGCAAACCTTGCTATTGCTAAGACCAGAGAAATCTTCTCAGGCGAGCCATCGATGACTCTGAAA GTGGCACCCCTACTCTTATGTGGAGCTGAATATGGCCACTTCTTAACCATAAGGAAACTAATTGCAATTG GATTTTTTGGAAGCTTCACTGCCCCCAAGTTCTATTCTTGTTACTCCCAgcagataaataaaaaag TGGAGTACTTGAGATATTGTGTATGGGACGCATGGGGAGCTTGTTCTCACAAGAAGATTGTGGCAGCATCAGCAGCTACTGTCTTTTGGAATCTGTCTTCTGTGAAGACCCGTGTTTTTGCAG TAATACTTCGATACTACCGACAACACTTGcaagcagaagcagaagaagaaatggatgaaCAGAGTGAGCAGCATCAGGCTTTGGTGGTGGCCGAAGAGAGATCACTGAAGTAG
- the LOC122078782 gene encoding reticulon-like protein B17 isoform X1, which translates to MDSTPPSHLSGSRLRTKSVSPLPPIGVLNGEAENLALDPIPDLSPQPKKTPSSLRSSTNSLPLQELLLLSPSPLRRSRTRLLERTEMAEEALEPVSHRKRCKSRASSMALLACPSPRNARRSRRRMELEIREERDVGLGDEVGKPRKRKQSNRSRKENLSLVPSVPSSSLVLSGRSDEDQSSLDRIGLLVSDLIMWKDVARSSLWFGFGSLCFLSSCFTRGLSFSLFSVVSQLGLLFLGLSFFCNSLSQRNEEPKKQDFKLKEDDILRAARLILPAANLAIAKTREIFSGEPSMTLKVAPLLLCGAEYGHFLTIRKLIAIGFFGSFTAPKFYSCYSQQINKKVEYLRYCVWDAWGACSHKKIVAASAATVFWNLSSVKTRVFAAFISVVILRYYRQHLQAEAEEEMDEQSEQHQALVVAEERSLK; encoded by the exons ATGGATTCTACTCCCCCATCTCATCTGTCAGGATCCCGCCTACGAACCAAATCTGTTTCTCCTCTCCCTCCAATCGGGGTTTTAAATGGCGAAGCCGAGAATCTCGCTCTTGATCCCATTCCCGACCTTTCTCCCCAACCTAAGAAAACCCCTTCATCTCTGAGATCCTCCaccaattctcttcctcttcaagAACTGTTGCTTCTTTCTCCTTCCCCTCTTCGACGATCCAGAACCCGGCTTCTTGAAAGAACGGAAATGGCGGAAGAAGCCCTTGAGCCGGTAAGCCATCGCAAACGTTGCAAGAGCAGAGCTTCTTCCATGGCTCTGCTGGCCTGTCCCTCCCCAAGAAACGCAAGGAGGTCTCGGAGGCGAATGGAGCTAGAGATCCGAGAAGAGAGGGATGTGGGTCTGGGAGATGAGGTTGGGAagccaaggaaaagaaaacagagtAATCGGTCTCGTAAGGAGAATCTAAGTCTAGTCCCTTCAGTTCCTTCTTCAAGTCTAGTCCTTTCAG GAAGAAGCGATGAAGATCAAAGTAGCCTAGATCGTATTGGGCTGCTGGTATCCGATCTTATTATGTGGAAGGATGTTGCCAGATCAAGCCTCTGGTTCGGGTTTGGGTCTCTTTGTTTCCTATCTTCTTGTTTTACAAGAGGGTTGAGCTTTAG CCTTTTCTCCGTGGTTTCCCAACTTGGGCTTTTGTTTCTGGGTTTATCATTTTTCTGTAATTCATTATCCCAAAG AAATGAGGAACCCAAGAAGCAGGACTTCAAGTTGAAAGAAGACGACATTTTAAGGGCTGCTCGATTGATCCTTCCTGCTGCAAACCTTGCTATTGCTAAGACCAGAGAAATCTTCTCAGGCGAGCCATCGATGACTCTGAAA GTGGCACCCCTACTCTTATGTGGAGCTGAATATGGCCACTTCTTAACCATAAGGAAACTAATTGCAATTG GATTTTTTGGAAGCTTCACTGCCCCCAAGTTCTATTCTTGTTACTCCCAgcagataaataaaaaag TGGAGTACTTGAGATATTGTGTATGGGACGCATGGGGAGCTTGTTCTCACAAGAAGATTGTGGCAGCATCAGCAGCTACTGTCTTTTGGAATCTGTCTTCTGTGAAGACCCGTGTTTTTGCAG CATTTATTTCTGTAGTAATACTTCGATACTACCGACAACACTTGcaagcagaagcagaagaagaaatggatgaaCAGAGTGAGCAGCATCAGGCTTTGGTGGTGGCCGAAGAGAGATCACTGAAGTAG